GCGCCGTGCACGTTGAGGACCGTACGCACCTGCGGTGTCAGGTGCTCGGAGATCTTCGCGAACTGCTCGTCGGTGAGCTGGTCCAGCTCGATGCCCTGCGCCTCGCACTCCTTGACGCACTCGCCGGCGACCTCGTGCGCGACACGGAACGGGACGCCCTGCTTGACGAGCCACTCGGCGACGTCGGTGGCGAGCGAGAAGCCGGCCGGGGCCAGCTCCTCCATGCGCTCGCGGTGGACGGTCAGGGTGGCCATCATGCCGGTGAAGGCGGGCAGCAGGAGTTCGAGCTGGTCGCAGGAGTCGAAGACCGGCTCCTTGTCCTCCTGCAGGTCGCGGTTGTACGCGAGCGGGAGCGCCTTCAGCGTCGCCATGAGGCCGGTGAGGTTGCCGATGAGCCGTCCCGACTTGCCGCGCGCCAGCTCCGCGATGTCCGGGTTCTTCTTCTGCGGCATGATCGAGGAGCCGGTCGAGAAGGCGTCGTGCAGGGTGACGAAGGAGAACTCCTTCGTGTTCCAGATGATGATCTCCTCCGCGATCCGGGAGATGTTGATGCCGATCATCGCGGTGATGAAGCTGAACTCGGCGACGAAGTCGCGCGAGGCGGTGCCGTCGATGGAGTTGCCCACCGAGCCGTGCTCGAAGCCGAGGTCGCGGGCGACCGCCTCCGGGTCCAGGCCGAGCGAGGATCCGGCCAACGCGCCTGATCCGTAAGGCGATACGGCCGTCCGCTCGTCCCACTGCCGCAGCCGCTCCGCGTCGCGGGCCAGGGGCTGGACGTGCGCCAGCATGTGGTGGGCGAAGAGGACGGGCTGGGCGTGCTGGAGGTGGGTGCGGCCCGGCATGGCGACGTCCTGGTGGGCCTGGGCGAGGCCGACGAGTGCGTCCTGGAGGTCGGCGATCAGCCCGCCGATGATCCGGGCGTGGTCACGCAGGTACATCCGGAAGAGCGTCGCGACCTGGTCGTTGCGCGACCGGCCGGCCCGCAGCTTGCCGCCGAGGTCGGGGCCGAGCCGCTCCAGGAGACCGCGCTCCAGGGCGGTGTGGACGTCCTCGTCGGCAACGGTGCCGACGAAGCTGCCGTCCGCGACGTCCGCCTCCAGCTGGTCGAGGCCCGCGAGCATCCGGGTCAGTTCGTCGGCGGTGAGCAGGTCCGCCTTGTGGAGCACACGGGCGTGGGCGCGGGAGCCGGCGATGTCGTACGGGGCGAGCCGCCAGTCGAAGTGGACGGAGGCGGACAGCTTGGCCAGGGCCTCGGCGGGTCCGTCGGCGAAACGGGCGCCCCAGAGCCGGACGTCACCGGTGTTGCTGCTCACAGCTCGTGCTCCTCAGAAGGGTGGATGTGCGGCTGCCTCCCCGCCGCGGAGGAACGGGGAGGCAGCGCGCATTCAACGCATGGCATAAGTATGCACTCCTCCGTATGTTTCGTCAAAGCCGATGCCGTCCCACAGGGCGAAACGACTGATCGCATACGGCGGCACGGGCGGAGAATCTCCCGTATGGGAAAGACGCATGAACGAATAGACGGCCGCCTGCGCACCTTCATCGAGGCGCAGCACATCTTCTTCACCGCCACCGCACCCCTGTCGGGCGACGGCACGGTCAACCTCTCGCCCAAGGGCCTCAGCGGATCCTTCGCCGTCATCGACGAGCTCACCGTGGCCTACCTCGACTTCGCGGGAAGCAACGCGGAGACCGTGGCGCATCTGCGCGAGAACGGGCGGATCACCCTGATGTGGTGCGCCTTCGACGGGCCGCCGAACATCGTGCGCGTACACGGCCGGGGCGAGCCGGTCTTCCGCGACGACCCGCGCTTCCCGGAGCTGCTCGGACACTTCCCGGACATCGACACCTCCAAGAACGGGCTGCGCGCGATCATCGTGGTCACCGCCGAGCTGGTCAGGGACACCTGTGGCTACGCCGTGCCGTTCATGTCGTACGACGAGGACCGCGATCTGCACGGCAACTTCTTCGCACGCAAGGACGATGCGGACCTGGACGCGTACTTCCAGAAGAAGGAGTACATCGCGACCAGCATCGACGGGCTGCCGGGGCTGCCGCTTCCGCTGCCGCCCACTCCCTCGCCCACTCCCTGAGCAAATACACAGCTGAAAACCCTGGACCTGAAGGGGAAGCTCCGCTTACCTTTTAGACATGCCTGGACAGGTACACAAACACCATCGCATCGCCAAGGTTCTCGCCGACGAGATCCGGGCCGGGGTCCACTCCGACGGCAGCCGGCTGCCCGGGGAGCATGCGCTCACCGGGCGGTTCGGGGTCAGCCGCACCACCGTGCGCCAAGCTCTGAACGTCCTCGGCGAGCAGGGGCTCATCGCCACCCACGCGGGCATCGGCTCCTTCGTCACCTTCGACGGCACTCCGCTGGACAACCGGCTCGGCTGGACGCAGGCGCTCGCCGAGCAGGGCACCGAGCTGAGTACCGGGATACTCCGCTTCGAGACCGTCGACGATCCTGCGCTGGCCCGTGAACTCGGCCTGGAATCCGTTGAGTTCATTGCCCTGGACCGTGTTCGGCGACTGGCCGGCGGTGACGGCGTATCGCTGGAGCGCAGTCGCGTCCCCGCTGTCGGTCCGCTCGCCGGACTCCCCGGCCGCGGTCTTGAGGGCGGCTCCCTCAACAAGGCGCTGATCGCCGCAGGACGCGTCGCCGACACCGGCGAGGCCACCATCGCCGTCGCCGGGATCAGTGAGAGCGACGCCGCCGTCCTGCACCGCTCCCCCGGCGAGTCCTTCCTCCATCTGTCCCAGGTCTTCCGGGCCGCCGACGGCTCCGTCGTCGAGCAGGTCACCAGCCTGCTCGACCCGTCCCGGTTCCAGTTGCACGTCCGCACCACCGGCCGAGGAGGCCTCGTATGACCAGCCCCGATCCCCGCCTGCTCGACCGCGCGCTCGGCGCCTTCTACGGACTCGCCCTCGGCGACGCGCTCGGCATGCCGACGCAGATCATGTCCCGCGAGGACGTCGTACGCGTCTACGGCACCCTCACCGGCTTCGAGGCAGCCCTCCCCGACAACCCCGTCAGCGCCGGAATGCCCGCCGGGTCGATCACCGACGACACCGAGCAGGCTGTCATCGTCGCGCGGCTCATCACGGAGGGCGGCGGGCACATCGACCCGACGGCCTTCGCGCGTGAACTCCTCGACTGGGAGAAGGAGATGAAGGCCAAGGGCTCCTTCGACCTCCTCGGCCCGTCCACCAAGGCCGCGCTCGACGCGGTCGCGCGCGGCACCGACCCCAAGGAGGCGGGGAAGTACGGCACCACCAACGGGGCCGCCATGCGC
The sequence above is drawn from the Streptomyces sp. NBC_01465 genome and encodes:
- the argH gene encoding argininosuccinate lyase; the protein is MSSNTGDVRLWGARFADGPAEALAKLSASVHFDWRLAPYDIAGSRAHARVLHKADLLTADELTRMLAGLDQLEADVADGSFVGTVADEDVHTALERGLLERLGPDLGGKLRAGRSRNDQVATLFRMYLRDHARIIGGLIADLQDALVGLAQAHQDVAMPGRTHLQHAQPVLFAHHMLAHVQPLARDAERLRQWDERTAVSPYGSGALAGSSLGLDPEAVARDLGFEHGSVGNSIDGTASRDFVAEFSFITAMIGINISRIAEEIIIWNTKEFSFVTLHDAFSTGSSIMPQKKNPDIAELARGKSGRLIGNLTGLMATLKALPLAYNRDLQEDKEPVFDSCDQLELLLPAFTGMMATLTVHRERMEELAPAGFSLATDVAEWLVKQGVPFRVAHEVAGECVKECEAQGIELDQLTDEQFAKISEHLTPQVRTVLNVHGALASRNGRGGTAPSAVRTQLVELKANLIIQHAWATAKSKKK
- a CDS encoding pyridoxamine 5'-phosphate oxidase family protein, whose protein sequence is MGKTHERIDGRLRTFIEAQHIFFTATAPLSGDGTVNLSPKGLSGSFAVIDELTVAYLDFAGSNAETVAHLRENGRITLMWCAFDGPPNIVRVHGRGEPVFRDDPRFPELLGHFPDIDTSKNGLRAIIVVTAELVRDTCGYAVPFMSYDEDRDLHGNFFARKDDADLDAYFQKKEYIATSIDGLPGLPLPLPPTPSPTP
- a CDS encoding GntR family transcriptional regulator; amino-acid sequence: MPGQVHKHHRIAKVLADEIRAGVHSDGSRLPGEHALTGRFGVSRTTVRQALNVLGEQGLIATHAGIGSFVTFDGTPLDNRLGWTQALAEQGTELSTGILRFETVDDPALARELGLESVEFIALDRVRRLAGGDGVSLERSRVPAVGPLAGLPGRGLEGGSLNKALIAAGRVADTGEATIAVAGISESDAAVLHRSPGESFLHLSQVFRAADGSVVEQVTSLLDPSRFQLHVRTTGRGGLV